The proteins below are encoded in one region of Hordeum vulgare subsp. vulgare chromosome 3H, MorexV3_pseudomolecules_assembly, whole genome shotgun sequence:
- the LOC123440603 gene encoding protein SENESCENCE-ASSOCIATED GENE 21, mitochondrial-like: MERVASRCASLLAQRRGYSAAAAMAKGAGRSPAAEEKTAVAAKSAMAARKDVGAGAEKAAWVPDPVTGYYRPSGAAKEVDAADLRAKLCC; encoded by the exons ATGGAGAGGGTTGCATCGCGCTGTGCCAGCCTCCTCGCACAAAG GAGGGGCTACTCTGCGGCCGCGGCCATGGCGAAGGGAGCCGGGAGGAGCCCCGCTGCCGAGGAGAAGACCGCCGTCGCGGCGAAGAGCGCAATGGCGGCCAGGAAGGACGTGGGCGCTGGCGCCGAGAAGGCGGCGTGGGTGCCGGACCCGGTGACCGGTTACTACCGGCCGTCGGGCGCCGCCAAGGAGGTGGACGCGGCTGACTTGCGCGCCAAGCTGTGCTGCTAA